One window from the genome of Aquabacterium sp. A3 encodes:
- the dnaA gene encoding chromosomal replication initiator protein DnaA — translation MSAAELPTTGPAELPYLWQRCCQRLATELPEQQFNTWIRPLPDAQASVQEGVTVLCVRVPNRFMLDWIRTQYSARLEAILGELVDGDVRLDIAMAPRAAPTGVAMGAQGGAMLPTRAMPSNAQLNSPTLQRLMPHLGDRGDRSAAGEPHERHPLGGQGMAHAPAPRHQLPQVMGLNPALTFDNLVPGRANQMARTAALHVAGSPGHMYNPLFIYGGVGLGKTHLMNAVGNALLADKPDARILYLHAEQFISDVVKNYQRKTFDELKAKYHSLDLLLIDDVQFFAGKDRTQEEFFNAFEALLAKKAHIIMTSDTYPKGLANIDERLTSRFDSGLTVAIEPPELEMRVAILIKKAAQEAIEMPEDVAFFVAKNVRANVRELEGALRKVLAFAKFSHKEITIHLAREALKDLLSIQNRQISVENIQKTVADFYKIKVADMYSKKRPASIAKPRQIAMYLAKELTQKSLPEIGELFGGRDHTTVLHACRKIASDRAKDSELNQQLHVLEQTLKG, via the coding sequence ATGAGTGCCGCCGAATTGCCCACCACGGGCCCCGCCGAGCTGCCATACCTGTGGCAACGCTGCTGCCAGCGACTGGCCACCGAACTGCCCGAGCAACAGTTCAACACCTGGATCCGTCCCCTGCCAGACGCGCAGGCCAGCGTGCAAGAGGGTGTGACCGTGCTGTGTGTGCGTGTGCCCAACCGCTTCATGCTGGACTGGATCCGCACGCAATACAGCGCCCGGCTGGAAGCCATTCTGGGCGAACTGGTGGATGGTGACGTGCGCCTGGACATCGCCATGGCCCCCCGGGCCGCGCCCACCGGCGTGGCCATGGGCGCTCAGGGCGGTGCGATGCTCCCCACGCGGGCCATGCCCAGCAATGCCCAGCTCAACAGCCCCACCCTGCAACGCCTGATGCCCCACCTGGGTGACCGTGGCGACCGCAGCGCGGCTGGTGAACCGCACGAGCGCCACCCCCTGGGCGGCCAGGGCATGGCCCATGCCCCGGCACCCCGGCATCAGCTGCCCCAGGTCATGGGCCTGAACCCGGCCCTGACCTTCGACAACCTCGTGCCCGGCCGCGCCAACCAGATGGCCCGCACCGCCGCCCTGCACGTGGCCGGCAGCCCCGGCCACATGTACAACCCGCTGTTCATCTACGGCGGCGTGGGCCTGGGTAAAACCCACCTGATGAACGCGGTGGGCAACGCCCTGCTGGCCGACAAGCCCGACGCGCGCATCCTCTACCTGCACGCCGAACAGTTCATCAGCGATGTGGTCAAGAACTACCAGCGCAAGACCTTTGACGAGCTCAAGGCCAAGTACCACAGCCTCGACCTGCTGCTGATCGACGACGTGCAGTTCTTCGCCGGCAAGGACCGCACCCAGGAAGAGTTCTTCAACGCCTTCGAAGCCCTGCTGGCCAAGAAGGCACACATCATCATGACGAGCGACACCTACCCCAAGGGGCTCGCCAACATCGATGAGCGACTGACCTCGCGCTTTGATTCGGGCCTGACGGTGGCCATCGAGCCCCCCGAGCTGGAAATGCGCGTGGCCATCCTGATCAAAAAGGCCGCACAAGAGGCCATCGAGATGCCCGAAGACGTGGCCTTCTTCGTGGCCAAGAACGTGCGCGCCAACGTGCGCGAACTAGAAGGCGCCCTCCGCAAGGTGCTGGCGTTTGCCAAGTTCAGCCACAAAGAGATCACCATCCACCTGGCCCGTGAGGCCTTGAAAGACCTGCTGTCCATCCAGAACCGGCAGATCTCGGTGGAGAACATCCAGAAAACCGTGGCCGACTTCTACAAGATCAAGGTGGCCGACATGTACTCCAAGAAGCGCCCCGCCTCGATCGCCAAGCCCCGTCAGATCGCCATGTACCTGGCCAAGGAGCTGACCCAGAAGAGCCTGCCCGAGATCGGCGAGCTCTTTGGGGGGCGTGACCACACCACGGTGCTGCACGCCTGCCGCAAGATCGCCAGCGACCGGGCCAAAGACAGCGAGCTCAACCAGCAACTGCACGTGCTGGAGCAAACGCTGAAAGGCTGA
- the dnaN gene encoding DNA polymerase III subunit beta, with amino-acid sequence MIVLKAAQEKILAALQSVGGIVERRHTLPILANVLIRKNGPALELITSDLEIQIRTTAQLDGDDGSYATTVGAKKLGDILKSLPADQTVSLTANQNKLTLQGGKSRFTLQTLPAEDFPLVQEAADFGPAFSVPQKTLKMLIGQVHFAMAVHDIRYYLNGILFVAEGNTLTLVATDGHRLALSQATLEVEMPKQEVILPRKTVLELMRLLKDDGKGEEEQLIEMRFAGNQAKFSFGGLEFVTKLVEGKFPDYNRVIPKNHKHHITLGRTTLLASLQRAAILTSDKFKGVRLNIAPGLMSIASSNAEQEEAKEDIEIDYGGDSFEIGFNVSYLMDVLSNMSQEMVTVSLQDANSSALITNPEYEGFKYVVMPMRI; translated from the coding sequence ATGATTGTGTTGAAAGCAGCCCAGGAAAAAATCCTCGCCGCCCTGCAGTCCGTGGGCGGCATCGTGGAGCGGCGCCACACACTGCCCATCCTGGCCAACGTCCTGATCCGCAAAAACGGCCCCGCGCTGGAGCTCATCACCAGCGACCTGGAAATCCAGATCCGCACCACGGCCCAGCTCGATGGTGACGACGGCAGCTACGCCACCACCGTGGGCGCCAAAAAGCTGGGCGACATCCTCAAGAGCCTGCCGGCGGACCAGACCGTGTCGCTGACGGCCAACCAGAACAAGCTCACCCTGCAAGGCGGCAAAAGCCGCTTCACGCTGCAAACGCTGCCCGCCGAAGACTTCCCCCTGGTGCAAGAGGCCGCCGACTTCGGCCCCGCCTTCAGCGTGCCTCAGAAGACCCTGAAGATGCTGATCGGCCAGGTGCACTTCGCCATGGCCGTGCACGACATCCGCTACTACCTCAACGGCATCCTGTTCGTGGCAGAAGGCAACACCCTGACCCTGGTGGCCACCGACGGACACCGCCTGGCGCTGTCTCAGGCCACGCTGGAGGTCGAAATGCCCAAGCAAGAGGTCATCCTGCCCCGCAAGACCGTTTTGGAGCTCATGCGGCTTCTGAAGGACGATGGCAAGGGCGAAGAAGAACAGCTCATCGAGATGCGCTTTGCCGGCAACCAGGCCAAGTTCAGCTTCGGCGGCCTGGAGTTCGTCACCAAGCTGGTCGAGGGCAAGTTCCCCGACTACAACCGCGTCATCCCCAAGAACCACAAGCACCACATCACCCTGGGCCGCACCACCTTGCTGGCCAGCCTGCAGCGGGCCGCCATCCTCACGTCGGACAAGTTCAAGGGCGTGCGCCTGAACATCGCGCCCGGCCTGATGAGCATCGCGTCGAGCAACGCCGAGCAGGAAGAGGCCAAGGAAGACATCGAAATCGACTACGGTGGCGACAGCTTCGAGATCGGCTTCAACGTGAGCTACCTGATGGACGTGCTGTCCAACATGAGCCAGGAGATGGTGACCGTGTCGCTGCAAGACGCCAACAGCTCGGCCCTGATCACCAACCCCGAGTACGAAGGCTTCAAGTACGTGGTGATGCCGATGCGGATTTGA
- a CDS encoding PEP-CTERM sorting domain-containing protein, giving the protein MSTLTTAIRTLLGATTLGLAATSAHAVLEVPSNTLTFNFYADCLDCTINAPEGAPAAVLVLENYVPGDALSMDNFGEHFVSFSYAGSDIVAGFSLTKTTYDWGWGPEVGVDFTVYRPEGVESRATSVSYFSGALGVNDGPYDFLIDWDDGLRFTSSASPFADGSNWYMCSVGTEGGYYRGTCSHLFNQDYGIGQWNSPSAVPEPATWALVGLGLAVVGVSVRRR; this is encoded by the coding sequence ATGTCCACCCTCACCACCGCCATCCGAACCCTGCTGGGTGCCACCACCCTGGGCTTGGCCGCCACCAGCGCCCACGCCGTGCTGGAAGTGCCCAGCAACACGCTGACCTTCAACTTCTACGCCGACTGTCTGGACTGCACCATCAACGCCCCGGAAGGTGCTCCGGCGGCCGTGCTGGTGCTGGAGAACTACGTGCCCGGTGACGCGCTGAGCATGGACAACTTCGGCGAGCACTTTGTGAGCTTCAGTTACGCCGGCTCGGACATCGTGGCAGGCTTCAGCCTCACGAAGACCACCTACGATTGGGGCTGGGGCCCGGAAGTGGGCGTGGACTTCACGGTCTATCGGCCGGAGGGCGTTGAATCACGCGCCACCAGCGTGTCGTACTTCTCTGGCGCCCTGGGTGTGAACGATGGCCCTTACGACTTCCTGATCGACTGGGACGACGGCCTGCGCTTCACTTCATCAGCCAGCCCGTTTGCCGATGGCAGCAACTGGTATATGTGCAGCGTTGGCACCGAAGGTGGCTACTACCGTGGTACCTGCTCGCACCTGTTCAACCAGGATTACGGCATCGGGCAGTGGAATTCACCCAGCGCCGTGCCTGAGCCTGCCACCTGGGCTTTGGTGGGTTTGGGCTTGGCGGTGGTGGGGGTGTCGGTGCGGCGGCGATAA
- a CDS encoding PEP-CTERM sorting domain-containing protein codes for MRSLKLVTTLCSLFACSSFAHAAVPVISASATVANFGYRLIDLNPDDDVTPWIKFDNSGTSELYVSVKDDDYKTIEDVRTFDEDARLFGDYSASLTSADGVASASIGPSEHGSSIQIDAPRLIGSLQSTVDRENSLINSSTGSSYYLRSDFSGMERLPNYAGFIGFVLSPNTAVVLEGTANYHLNADWDALNSSVYPSSDGWEDTGIYYSYNSSIRVNTGGWAYAEWADKSFPFPGEEYYDTDSGSNYVDIYDRSKRTIEKSEYFSLKIENNTDLESMKYYGVSTHVSLVSSVHASKTYVPAIPEPSTLALTLLGLGGLASAVRRQQRRSTPH; via the coding sequence ATGCGCTCGCTCAAATTGGTCACGACCTTGTGTTCTTTGTTTGCATGTTCGTCGTTTGCACACGCTGCAGTTCCAGTCATCAGTGCTTCGGCAACGGTGGCGAATTTTGGTTATCGCCTCATCGACTTGAATCCTGATGATGATGTCACTCCATGGATTAAGTTTGATAATTCTGGAACATCAGAACTGTATGTTTCAGTAAAAGATGACGATTACAAGACCATCGAAGATGTGAGGACGTTCGATGAGGATGCTCGATTGTTTGGAGATTATTCCGCCAGCTTGACCAGCGCTGACGGCGTAGCGAGCGCAAGCATCGGACCTTCTGAACATGGCAGTTCGATTCAAATTGATGCACCGAGATTAATTGGTTCGCTTCAGTCAACAGTTGACCGTGAGAATTCTTTAATCAATTCGTCAACTGGTTCTTCCTATTACCTAAGGTCAGATTTTTCAGGAATGGAAAGACTGCCCAACTACGCAGGATTTATCGGATTTGTGTTGTCCCCGAACACAGCAGTTGTGCTTGAGGGAACTGCAAATTACCATCTTAATGCGGACTGGGACGCCTTGAACAGTTCGGTTTATCCATCCAGTGATGGATGGGAAGATACAGGTATATATTATTCATATAATTCGTCAATCAGAGTAAATACTGGAGGATGGGCTTATGCAGAATGGGCAGATAAGTCATTTCCATTTCCTGGTGAAGAATATTATGATACAGATAGTGGGTCAAATTATGTTGACATTTACGATCGTTCGAAAAGAACCATCGAAAAATCAGAGTACTTTTCTTTGAAAATTGAAAACAATACCGATCTGGAATCGATGAAGTATTACGGTGTCAGTACTCATGTATCACTGGTCAGTAGCGTGCATGCAAGCAAGACTTATGTGCCCGCCATCCCCGAGCCATCCACGTTAGCGCTGACGCTACTGGGCCTCGGCGGTTTGGCCTCGGCCGTGCGCCGTCAGCAACGTCGGTCCACCCCGCACTGA
- the gyrB gene encoding DNA topoisomerase (ATP-hydrolyzing) subunit B, translated as MSDVTPSPDQQPDVPATPAGSPDQGGYGEGSIQILEGLEAVRKRPGMYIGDTSDGTGLHHLVFEVVDNSIDEALAGHCDDIVVTIHTDNSISVVDNGRGIPTGVKMDDKHEPKRSAAEIALTELHAGGKFNQNSYKVSGGLHGVGVSCVNGLSKWLRLTVRRDGQVHYMEFRQGVPQERVLEVRDGVEVSPMKIIGETDKRGTEVHFLPDVEIFKENNEYHYDILAKRLRELSFLNNGVKIRLIDERNNKEDNFAYAGGVKGFVEFINKGKNILNPNIFHAQGDKVSENGTNVGVEVAMQWNESYNENVLCFTNNIPQRDGGTHLTGLRAAMTRVINKYIEDNELAKKAKVDVGGDDMREGLACVVSVKVPEPKFSSQTKDKLVSSEVRAPVEDIVSRLLTDWLLENPIDAKIICNKIVEAARAREAARKAREMTRRKGVLDGLGLPGKLADCQEKDPALCEIYIVEGDSAGGSAKQGRDRKFQAILPLRGKILNVEKARYEKLLTSNEILTLITALGTGIGRGAGTDDFNPDKLRYHRIIIMTDADVDGAHIRTLLLTFFFRQMPELVERGHIYIAQPPLYKVKHGKQEQYLKDAGALDEYLMRVALDGAVVEPGQGKPAIAGEQLSELAAAYVKANAVVERLGNWMDIEALRAIANGLTLNLDTLEDAEQSATALKAALRNAEVTAEFDARSDKHILRISRIFHGNTKYSIINADFVHGADYEALAKAGTTFNGLLTPEALVRRGEGEKAKEAKVADFRAAMAWLITQAENSVGRQRYKGLGEMNPEQLWETTMDPNVRRLLRVQIEDAIEADKVFMMLMGDEVEPRRDFIESNALRATNIDA; from the coding sequence ATGAGCGACGTGACGCCTTCTCCCGATCAGCAACCCGACGTGCCCGCCACCCCGGCCGGGTCACCCGACCAAGGCGGCTACGGCGAGGGCTCCATCCAGATCCTCGAAGGCCTGGAGGCGGTGCGCAAGCGCCCGGGCATGTACATCGGCGACACGTCCGACGGCACCGGCCTGCACCACCTGGTGTTCGAGGTGGTCGACAACTCCATCGACGAAGCCCTGGCCGGTCATTGCGACGACATCGTGGTGACCATCCACACCGACAACTCCATCAGCGTGGTGGACAACGGCCGCGGCATCCCCACCGGGGTGAAGATGGACGACAAGCACGAGCCCAAGCGCTCGGCGGCCGAGATCGCCCTGACCGAGCTGCACGCCGGTGGCAAGTTCAACCAGAACAGCTACAAGGTGTCGGGTGGCCTGCACGGCGTGGGCGTGAGCTGCGTGAACGGCTTGAGCAAGTGGCTGCGCCTGACGGTGCGCCGCGACGGCCAGGTTCACTACATGGAGTTCCGCCAGGGCGTGCCGCAAGAGCGCGTGCTCGAGGTGCGCGACGGGGTCGAAGTCAGCCCCATGAAGATCATCGGCGAGACCGACAAGCGCGGCACCGAGGTGCACTTCCTGCCTGATGTCGAGATCTTCAAAGAAAACAACGAGTACCACTACGATATCCTGGCCAAGCGCCTACGTGAGCTGTCCTTCCTGAACAACGGCGTCAAGATCCGCCTGATCGACGAGCGCAACAACAAGGAAGACAACTTTGCCTACGCCGGTGGCGTCAAGGGCTTTGTGGAGTTCATCAACAAGGGCAAGAACATCCTCAACCCCAACATCTTCCATGCGCAAGGCGACAAGGTGTCCGAGAACGGCACCAACGTCGGCGTGGAAGTGGCCATGCAGTGGAACGAGAGCTACAACGAGAATGTGCTCTGTTTCACCAACAACATCCCGCAGCGCGACGGCGGCACCCACCTCACGGGCCTGCGTGCGGCGATGACCCGCGTCATCAACAAGTACATCGAAGACAACGAGCTGGCCAAGAAGGCCAAGGTCGATGTCGGTGGCGACGACATGCGCGAAGGCCTGGCCTGCGTGGTGTCGGTGAAGGTGCCTGAACCCAAGTTCAGCAGCCAGACGAAAGACAAGCTGGTGAGCAGCGAGGTGCGCGCGCCAGTGGAAGACATCGTCAGCCGCCTGCTGACCGACTGGTTGCTTGAGAACCCGATCGACGCCAAGATCATCTGCAACAAGATCGTTGAAGCCGCGCGTGCGCGCGAAGCCGCCCGCAAGGCCCGTGAAATGACGCGCCGCAAGGGCGTGCTCGACGGCCTGGGCCTGCCCGGCAAGCTGGCCGACTGCCAGGAAAAAGACCCGGCGCTCTGCGAAATCTACATCGTGGAGGGTGACTCCGCCGGTGGCTCGGCCAAGCAGGGCCGCGACCGTAAGTTCCAGGCCATCCTGCCCCTGCGCGGCAAGATCCTGAACGTCGAGAAGGCCCGGTATGAGAAGCTGCTGACCAGCAACGAAATCCTCACGCTGATCACGGCCCTGGGCACGGGGATCGGGCGCGGTGCCGGCACCGACGACTTCAACCCCGACAAGCTGCGCTACCACCGCATCATCATCATGACCGACGCGGACGTGGACGGCGCCCACATCCGCACCCTGCTGCTGACCTTCTTCTTCCGCCAGATGCCCGAGCTGGTTGAGCGCGGCCACATCTACATCGCGCAGCCGCCGCTGTACAAGGTCAAACACGGCAAACAAGAGCAGTACCTGAAAGACGCCGGTGCGCTGGACGAGTACCTGATGCGCGTGGCGCTGGACGGCGCAGTGGTGGAACCCGGCCAGGGCAAGCCCGCCATCGCGGGCGAGCAGCTCAGCGAACTGGCCGCCGCCTATGTGAAGGCCAACGCCGTGGTGGAGCGCCTGGGCAACTGGATGGACATCGAGGCCCTGCGTGCGATCGCCAACGGCCTGACGCTGAACCTGGACACGCTGGAAGACGCTGAACAAAGCGCCACGGCCTTGAAGGCCGCGCTCCGCAACGCCGAAGTGACGGCCGAGTTCGACGCCCGCAGCGACAAGCACATCCTGCGTATCAGCCGCATCTTCCACGGCAACACCAAGTACAGCATCATCAACGCCGACTTTGTGCACGGTGCCGACTATGAGGCCCTGGCCAAGGCCGGCACCACCTTCAACGGCCTGCTGACGCCCGAAGCCCTTGTGCGCCGCGGTGAAGGCGAGAAGGCCAAAGAAGCCAAGGTGGCCGACTTCCGCGCCGCGATGGCCTGGCTGATCACGCAGGCTGAAAACAGCGTGGGCCGCCAGCGCTACAAGGGCCTGGGTGAGATGAACCCCGAGCAGCTGTGGGAAACCACCATGGACCCGAACGTGCGCCGCCTGCTGCGCGTGCAGATCGAAGACGCCATCGAGGCCGACAAGGTGTTCATGATGTTGATGGGGGATGAGGTGGAGCCGCGGCGCGATTTCATCGAGAGCAACGCCTTGAGGGCGACGAACATTGATGCGTGA